The Brachyspira aalborgi genome has a segment encoding these proteins:
- a CDS encoding cation diffusion facilitator family transporter, with translation MNKNEIKSKYMIIEGIVSVIVNILLFAFKYAAGIFSGSLSIIADAWHSLSDSISSIIVIIGGIFSKKPADKEHPFGHGRIELITSFIVGIMLIFIGYTFFAEAIKNLLNKQTATFNKISIIAMIVSIIIKEILAQYSFWAYRKSGAKSLYADAWHHRSDSITSIIILVGILIGKNFWQLDGILSIIVSIVIFIAAFDVIKSSIKPLIGEYPSEEIINKIKNIAKELNLNVESLHHFHIHIYGAHTEITFHIRFPKDMTVFEAHNMATLLENEIREKLFIEATIHIEAY, from the coding sequence ATGAATAAAAACGAAATTAAATCAAAATATATGATAATTGAAGGAATAGTTTCGGTTATAGTAAATATATTATTATTCGCTTTCAAATATGCAGCTGGAATTTTTTCGGGTTCGCTTTCAATTATTGCGGACGCTTGGCATTCTTTAAGCGATTCGATAAGCAGTATAATAGTCATAATCGGCGGAATATTTTCAAAAAAACCCGCAGACAAAGAACATCCTTTTGGACATGGAAGAATCGAACTTATAACGAGTTTTATTGTAGGAATTATGCTTATTTTTATAGGTTATACTTTTTTCGCCGAAGCTATAAAAAATCTTTTAAATAAACAAACGGCAACTTTTAATAAAATTTCTATTATTGCAATGATAGTGTCGATTATTATAAAAGAAATTTTAGCTCAATATTCTTTTTGGGCTTATAGAAAATCGGGAGCAAAATCATTATATGCGGACGCTTGGCATCATAGAAGCGACAGCATTACATCGATAATAATTTTAGTAGGAATTTTAATCGGCAAAAATTTTTGGCAATTAGACGGCATATTAAGTATAATCGTTTCAATCGTTATATTTATAGCAGCTTTCGATGTTATAAAATCAAGCATAAAACCTTTAATTGGAGAATATCCTTCCGAAGAAATTATAAATAAAATAAAAAATATTGCGAAAGAACTTAATTTAAATGTGGAGAGTTTGCATCATTTCCATATACATATTTATGGCGCTCATACGGAAATTACTTTTCATATTCGCTTTCCAAAAGATATGACAGTTTTTGAAGCTCATAATATGGCGACTTTGCTTGAAAATGAAATAAGAGAAAAATTGTTTATAGAGGCTACTATTCATATTGAGGCTTATTAA
- a CDS encoding deoxyguanosinetriphosphate triphosphohydrolase, which yields MRTIRLDIEDREKSFLSPAASFSAESRGAEFKREKDDIRTLYMQDRDRIIHSEYFRRLKDKAQVIMLSVGDFRTRLTHTLEVMQIARSIARALRLNEDLTEAIALGHDLGHSPFGHAGEKAIAKYYKGFHHSTHSLRVVEHLEKGKGLNLTFEVRDGIVKHTKGKSGKLIADSLGPATNEGMLVRISDTIAYSNHDVDDAIRYGLLKFEDIPKSITKILGHSYGDRVDAMVMGVIKSSMEKMEIDIDEKVLKAINDLRAFMFKKVYESKIILEDSERVYKIVSTIFEYLLKHKEIIEEDKLFKKANIPYKSEEELVKDYVAHLTDSEAIALHEKITYGKLNYI from the coding sequence TTGAGAACTATAAGACTCGATATAGAAGATAGAGAAAAAAGTTTTTTATCGCCCGCGGCTTCTTTTTCGGCGGAGAGTAGAGGAGCGGAGTTTAAAAGAGAAAAAGACGATATAAGAACTCTATATATGCAAGACAGAGACAGAATAATTCACAGCGAATATTTTAGAAGATTAAAAGATAAAGCTCAAGTTATAATGCTTTCGGTTGGAGATTTTAGAACAAGACTTACTCATACTTTAGAGGTTATGCAAATTGCGCGAAGCATAGCGAGAGCTTTAAGATTAAATGAAGATTTAACCGAAGCAATAGCGCTTGGGCATGATTTAGGACATTCGCCTTTTGGACATGCGGGAGAAAAAGCGATAGCGAAATATTATAAAGGTTTTCATCATTCTACTCATTCTTTAAGAGTAGTCGAGCATTTAGAAAAAGGAAAAGGGCTCAATCTTACTTTTGAAGTTAGAGATGGAATAGTAAAACATACTAAAGGCAAGAGCGGAAAATTAATCGCCGATTCTTTGGGACCTGCGACAAACGAAGGAATGTTGGTTAGAATATCCGACACAATAGCGTATTCAAATCATGACGTAGACGATGCGATAAGATATGGACTTTTAAAATTTGAAGATATTCCAAAAAGCATAACCAAAATTTTAGGGCATAGTTATGGCGATAGAGTTGACGCTATGGTTATGGGCGTTATAAAATCGAGTATGGAAAAAATGGAAATTGATATTGACGAAAAAGTTTTAAAAGCTATAAACGATTTAAGAGCTTTTATGTTTAAGAAAGTTTACGAAAGCAAAATTATATTGGAAGATTCTGAAAGAGTTTATAAAATAGTTTCTACGATTTTTGAATATTTATTAAAACATAAAGAGATTATAGAAGAAGATAAATTATTTAAAAAAGCAAATATTCCATACAAAAGCGAGGAAGAATTAGTAAAAGATTATGTCGCTCATTTGACTGACTCCGAAGCGATAGCATTGCATGAAAAAATAACTTATGGAAAATTAAACTATATTTAA